CGGCGACCACCTCGATCACATCCATCTCGATCAGGGCCAGCGGGTGCCGGCGGCTCCACCGGCGGTGGTTGCGCAGGTGGTTGTTGGCGGTCGCGAAGAGCCACGCCCTCGGCTCGTCCGGTACGTGTGACCGCCGGTCCCACGCGGTCATGAAGGTCTGCTGCGCCAGGTCCTCCGCCTCTCCCTCGTTGCCGCCCAGCGCACGCATCAACATCCGGACCACGTCCGGCCAGAACCGCCGGTGCAGTGCGTCGTGCCACGCCTCGTCCCGGCTGCCGTTGCCGCCCACCGACTTCTCCTCGAGGGATCGATGCCACTCGCCGCCGGCACGGACGGCACCGGCGGCGATCTTTGTCGTTCCTCCC
The Micromonospora pisi DNA segment above includes these coding regions:
- a CDS encoding RNA polymerase sigma factor, giving the protein MVGGTTKIAAGAVRAGGEWHRSLEEKSVGGNGSRDEAWHDALHRRFWPDVVRMLMRALGGNEGEAEDLAQQTFMTAWDRRSHVPDEPRAWLFATANNHLRNHRRWSRRHPLALIEMDVIEVVAGAAEGEESTVVCDRLDLGRVWGQLKPAEQEVLRLAYLDGLDTAEIAHVLGLWQATVRKRRSRALGKLRGWMLVGNADPVLTGTGRRDTGESSHG